One genomic segment of Occultella kanbiaonis includes these proteins:
- a CDS encoding TlyA family RNA methyltransferase → MARRARLDAELVRRGLARSRQHAAELIDGSRVLLDGTTATKAATQLDPAQAVRVLPPAEGIEPEYASRGGHKLAGALDALAGAAPRVAGRRALDAGASTGGFTDVLLRRGAAHVVAVDVGYGQLVWELQTDERVTVRDRTNVRSLTPADVAPAPELVVGDLSFISLTLVLPALVGAVAPDADFLLMVKPQFEVGRERLGSGGVVRDVALHADAVRTVARAAAELGLALRAVVASPLPGPSGNVEYFVHLRAGDGVFPTPEEIDAMIAVAIENGPAGSAP, encoded by the coding sequence GTGGCGCGTCGGGCGCGCCTGGATGCCGAGCTGGTCCGCAGGGGGCTGGCCCGGTCGCGGCAGCATGCCGCCGAGCTGATCGACGGCTCCCGTGTGCTGCTCGACGGCACGACCGCCACCAAGGCCGCCACCCAGCTCGACCCGGCCCAGGCCGTGCGCGTCCTGCCGCCGGCCGAGGGCATCGAACCGGAGTACGCCTCCCGGGGCGGCCACAAGCTGGCCGGAGCGCTCGACGCGCTCGCCGGCGCCGCCCCACGGGTCGCGGGTCGTCGCGCCCTCGATGCCGGCGCCTCCACCGGTGGCTTCACCGATGTGCTGCTGCGGCGCGGCGCCGCCCACGTGGTGGCCGTGGACGTCGGATACGGCCAGCTCGTCTGGGAGCTCCAGACCGACGAGCGGGTCACCGTCCGGGACCGCACGAACGTCCGCTCGCTCACCCCCGCCGACGTGGCCCCCGCACCGGAACTCGTGGTCGGGGACCTCTCCTTCATCTCACTGACCCTGGTGCTGCCCGCGCTGGTGGGCGCCGTCGCCCCGGACGCCGACTTCCTCCTGATGGTCAAGCCGCAGTTCGAGGTGGGCCGGGAGCGGCTCGGCTCCGGGGGAGTGGTGCGCGACGTCGCCCTGCACGCCGACGCCGTGCGCACCGTCGCCCGCGCCGCGGCCGAGCTCGGCCTGGCCCTGCGGGCCGTCGTGGCCAGCCCGCTGCCCGGGCCGAGCGGTAACGTCGAGTACTTCGTCCACCTTCGCGCCGGCGACGGCGTGTTCCCGACTCCGGAGGAGATCGACGCGATGATCGCGGTCGCCATCGAGAACGGCCCCGCGGGGTCGGCGCCATGA
- the recN gene encoding DNA repair protein RecN, which produces MIEEIRIENLGVIVSARIELSPGLTVITGETGAGKTMVLTGLDLLLGGKADAGAVRPGADTASVEGRLVPPSGHPALDLAADAGALLDDDALIVLRTVAAAGRSRAHLGGRTVPQGILADVGAELVTVHGQSDQLRLRSSAHQRQALDAFAGPEHLDTLTTFTQAHGRRRALEHELAAWDAEVEDRRAELARLERDLERIDALEPVPGELATLRDEAERLGNVEELRLAAEQAHAALAGTEDTLDAPNAVALTEAARRALAAAEGFDASLADWSARLAQMSYQLSDLVTEISSYASALEADPDRLEQLHNRRSALGELTRAYADPGDDDPLAAVLAHAAAARVRIGELTAPGAGRDALEARAAEATEAESAAAAALTAGRQDAAARMASAVNAELAGLAMGGASIEVVLTPRAELAGWGAEDVELLLVAHRGAPSRPLAKGASGGEMSRVMLAIEVALAREQATSTDRALPTFVFDEVDAGVGGRAAVEVGRRLAELARHTQVIIVTHLAQVAAYADRHVVVTKTTHDGADAVTNSDIREVLGAEREAELARMLSGDADSDTAMRHAAELLERTGVGP; this is translated from the coding sequence ATGATCGAGGAGATCCGCATTGAGAACCTCGGTGTGATCGTGTCCGCCCGGATCGAGCTCTCCCCGGGACTGACCGTCATCACCGGGGAGACCGGCGCCGGCAAGACGATGGTGCTGACCGGGCTCGACCTGCTGCTCGGCGGCAAGGCCGACGCCGGCGCGGTACGGCCCGGCGCCGACACCGCCTCCGTGGAGGGCCGGCTCGTGCCCCCGAGTGGACACCCGGCGCTCGACCTCGCTGCCGACGCCGGTGCCCTGCTCGACGACGACGCCCTGATCGTGCTGCGGACGGTGGCCGCTGCCGGACGTTCTCGTGCGCACCTCGGTGGCCGCACCGTCCCGCAGGGCATTCTCGCGGACGTGGGCGCCGAGCTGGTGACCGTGCACGGGCAGAGCGACCAGCTGCGCCTGCGGTCCAGCGCCCACCAGCGCCAGGCCCTCGACGCGTTCGCGGGCCCCGAGCACCTCGACACCCTGACGACATTCACCCAGGCCCACGGCCGCCGTCGGGCACTGGAGCACGAGCTCGCCGCGTGGGACGCCGAGGTCGAGGACCGCCGCGCCGAACTGGCCAGGCTCGAACGCGACCTGGAACGCATCGACGCCCTCGAACCCGTGCCCGGCGAGCTCGCCACACTCCGGGACGAGGCCGAACGGCTCGGCAACGTGGAGGAGCTACGGCTTGCCGCGGAGCAGGCGCACGCAGCACTGGCCGGCACCGAGGACACCCTGGACGCGCCGAACGCCGTCGCCCTGACCGAGGCGGCACGCCGAGCCCTCGCAGCCGCGGAGGGCTTCGACGCCTCGCTGGCGGACTGGTCCGCCCGACTGGCCCAGATGTCCTACCAGCTCAGCGACCTCGTCACCGAGATCAGCAGCTACGCCAGCGCCCTCGAGGCGGACCCGGATCGGCTCGAACAGCTTCACAACCGGCGTTCCGCCCTCGGCGAACTGACCCGCGCCTACGCCGACCCGGGCGACGACGACCCCCTCGCCGCCGTGCTCGCCCACGCCGCCGCGGCCCGGGTGCGCATCGGGGAACTCACGGCACCGGGGGCCGGCCGGGACGCCCTCGAGGCCAGGGCCGCCGAGGCCACCGAGGCCGAGTCGGCGGCCGCCGCGGCCCTGACCGCCGGGCGTCAGGACGCGGCGGCCCGGATGGCCAGTGCCGTGAACGCCGAGCTCGCCGGGCTCGCCATGGGTGGCGCGAGCATCGAGGTGGTCCTGACCCCGCGTGCGGAGCTCGCCGGGTGGGGCGCCGAGGACGTCGAACTGCTCCTGGTCGCCCACCGGGGAGCGCCCTCGCGCCCGCTCGCCAAGGGTGCCTCCGGCGGTGAGATGTCCCGCGTGATGCTGGCGATCGAGGTCGCGCTCGCCCGGGAGCAGGCGACCTCCACCGATCGCGCGTTGCCCACGTTCGTGTTCGACGAGGTGGACGCCGGCGTCGGTGGACGGGCCGCCGTCGAGGTGGGTCGCCGGCTGGCCGAACTGGCCCGCCACACCCAGGTGATCATCGTCACCCACCTGGCTCAGGTCGCCGCCTACGCGGACCGGCACGTGGTGGTCACCAAGACCACGCACGACGGTGCGGATGCGGTGACGAACAGCGACATCCGCGAGGTGCTGGGCGCCGAGCGCGAAGCCGAACTGGCCCGCATGCTCAGTGGCGACGCGGACTCCGACACCGCCATGCGGCATGCCGCAGAACTCCTCGAACGAACGGGCGTGGGACCATAG
- a CDS encoding copper transporter, whose translation MIDFRYHIVSLISVFLALAVGIVLGAGPLRDYIADELTGQVELLRDEKDALRAELDVAEMNLQRRSEFISASAPALLGGVLEDRSVAVVELPGANPEVTEAVMTRLEQSGATVTARVMVGENWADPTERAFRSGIAQSLVGYLNPAPAADASTETILGQALGQALTLRDPANLEARSAEAENLYELLISSELITEVSAPTAPAYATVVIAPELVEEPADEAAVTELTEANVAYTGLAVELAGSGEASVLAGGDAVQGDLVRAVRADEAAASAVTTVDGVGTITGQVTVPLAVAATTGGAPASYGFAEGVTAVIPEPTTLTPPDPATFAPGPVDAPAGSDDTGDAEPTDDATDGEG comes from the coding sequence GTGATCGACTTCCGCTACCACATCGTCTCCCTGATCTCGGTGTTCCTCGCGCTCGCCGTCGGCATCGTGCTCGGCGCCGGGCCGCTGCGCGACTACATCGCCGACGAGCTGACCGGTCAGGTGGAACTGCTGCGCGACGAGAAGGATGCGCTGCGCGCCGAACTCGACGTGGCCGAGATGAACCTGCAGCGCCGCTCGGAGTTCATCTCCGCGTCCGCCCCGGCCCTGCTCGGCGGCGTCCTCGAGGACCGGTCCGTGGCCGTCGTGGAACTGCCGGGTGCGAACCCGGAGGTGACCGAGGCCGTGATGACCCGCCTGGAGCAGTCCGGCGCCACCGTGACCGCCCGGGTGATGGTCGGCGAGAACTGGGCCGACCCCACCGAGCGCGCGTTCCGCTCCGGGATCGCCCAGAGCCTTGTCGGTTACCTCAACCCCGCACCCGCCGCCGACGCCAGCACCGAGACCATCCTCGGTCAGGCGCTTGGCCAGGCCCTGACGCTGCGGGACCCGGCGAACCTCGAGGCCAGGTCCGCCGAGGCCGAGAACCTCTACGAACTCCTGATCAGCAGCGAGCTGATCACCGAGGTGAGCGCGCCAACGGCGCCGGCGTACGCCACCGTCGTGATCGCGCCGGAACTGGTCGAGGAACCGGCCGACGAGGCGGCGGTCACCGAGCTGACCGAGGCCAACGTCGCCTACACGGGTCTCGCCGTCGAGCTCGCCGGTTCCGGCGAGGCATCCGTGCTCGCCGGCGGGGACGCCGTCCAGGGCGACCTGGTCCGAGCAGTGCGCGCGGACGAGGCGGCCGCCTCGGCCGTGACCACGGTGGACGGTGTCGGCACCATCACCGGACAGGTGACCGTGCCGCTCGCGGTCGCCGCGACCACGGGCGGAGCGCCCGCGAGCTATGGCTTCGCCGAGGGCGTCACCGCGGTCATCCCGGAGCCGACGACCCTGACCCCGCCCGACCCGGCGACGTTCGCCCCCGGCCCCGTGGACGCCCCGGCCGGCTCCGACGACACCGGCGACGCGGAGCCGACCGACGACGCCACGGACGGCGAGGGATGA
- the murJ gene encoding murein biosynthesis integral membrane protein MurJ produces the protein MSSRRLLGGVAGAATMIAVLTVASRLIGFGRWWVQAKTVGATAVGNAYATANTVPNVLYEVVAGGALAGAVIPLLAGPLARKIQADVDRISSALLTWAMLALIPIALALTLLARPIAEALPQSVGGNAAAQEDLTTFFLIVFAPQVVLYGIGVVLTGVLQAHRRFLAPALAPLVSSTVVILSYVAFGVLADGMQDQPGQLSDAALAWLAWGTTAGVAVLSLPLLIPVRRCGVRLRPTLRFPPGVARRAGALALAGIGSLVAQQVSVLAVVLLARKGGAEGTINVFQWTQAVYLLPYAVLAIPLATAVFPRLAELASNGHRDQFARTADGSTRAVLAVSMLGMAALLAVAPAAEAVFALDNDTAGMTMALTLMAPGVVGLAMIFHVGRALFALDRQRVAVAATAGGWLVVTVACAVGVRVVAPDGGAPAATLAVLGLGHSIGMTVAGLALLVAFARALPGSVTRATARTVLVCGGGAVIGSLVGRWATDAVLDLAGHSGLAAVMAGLLGAILAAAAVCGAVFAADRDILSILRRTRA, from the coding sequence GTGAGCTCACGCCGCCTGCTCGGTGGCGTCGCCGGGGCGGCGACCATGATCGCCGTCCTCACTGTCGCGTCCCGCCTGATCGGCTTCGGCCGCTGGTGGGTCCAGGCCAAGACCGTCGGTGCGACCGCCGTCGGCAACGCCTACGCCACCGCGAACACGGTCCCGAACGTGCTCTACGAGGTGGTCGCGGGCGGTGCGCTCGCCGGCGCCGTGATCCCGCTGCTCGCGGGACCGCTGGCCCGGAAGATCCAGGCCGACGTGGACCGGATCTCCTCGGCGCTGCTCACCTGGGCGATGCTCGCGCTGATCCCGATCGCGCTCGCGCTGACCCTGCTGGCCCGGCCGATCGCCGAGGCCCTGCCGCAGTCCGTCGGCGGGAACGCCGCCGCTCAGGAGGACCTGACCACCTTCTTCCTGATCGTCTTCGCACCGCAGGTCGTGTTGTACGGCATCGGGGTGGTGCTGACCGGTGTCCTGCAGGCGCACCGGCGCTTCCTGGCACCGGCGCTGGCGCCGCTGGTGTCCTCGACGGTCGTCATCCTCAGTTATGTCGCGTTCGGCGTGCTCGCGGACGGGATGCAGGACCAGCCGGGCCAGCTCTCGGACGCCGCGCTGGCCTGGCTCGCCTGGGGCACCACGGCGGGGGTCGCCGTGCTGTCCCTGCCGCTGCTGATCCCGGTCCGCCGGTGTGGGGTCCGGCTGCGCCCGACGCTGCGGTTCCCGCCCGGGGTGGCCCGCCGGGCCGGCGCCCTCGCGCTCGCCGGCATCGGTTCCCTCGTGGCACAGCAGGTCAGCGTCCTGGCGGTCGTGCTGCTGGCCCGCAAGGGCGGCGCGGAGGGCACCATCAACGTGTTCCAGTGGACCCAGGCGGTCTACCTGCTGCCGTACGCGGTGCTCGCGATCCCGCTCGCCACCGCCGTGTTCCCTCGCCTCGCGGAGCTCGCCTCGAACGGGCACCGGGACCAGTTCGCCCGCACCGCCGACGGGTCGACCCGGGCGGTGCTGGCCGTCTCGATGCTCGGCATGGCTGCCCTGCTGGCCGTGGCCCCGGCGGCGGAGGCCGTCTTCGCTCTCGACAACGACACCGCCGGGATGACCATGGCGCTGACGCTCATGGCACCCGGCGTGGTCGGCCTGGCGATGATCTTCCACGTCGGCCGGGCCCTGTTCGCGCTCGACCGCCAGCGGGTGGCCGTGGCGGCGACGGCGGGCGGGTGGCTCGTGGTGACCGTCGCCTGCGCCGTCGGCGTCCGGGTGGTGGCGCCCGACGGCGGAGCACCCGCGGCGACGCTGGCGGTACTTGGCCTCGGGCACAGCATCGGGATGACCGTCGCCGGGCTGGCCCTGCTCGTCGCGTTCGCGCGGGCCCTGCCCGGCTCGGTGACGCGGGCGACTGCTCGGACGGTACTGGTCTGTGGTGGTGGCGCCGTGATCGGCTCGTTGGTGGGCCGGTGGGCCACCGACGCGGTTCTCGACCTCGCCGGTCACTCCGGCCTCGCCGCCGTGATGGCCGGCCTGCTCGGCGCCATCCTCGCCGCGGCGGCCGTGTGCGGTGCGGTGTTCGCCGCGGACCGTGACATCCTGAGCATCCTGAGGAGGACCCGTGCCTGA
- a CDS encoding glycosyltransferase family 4 protein — protein sequence MPELRIVQLTGSSDGGVGRHARELAEHLAREHRVILAGPPGVIEAAADGVHTQQVTIADRPRMSDANAVARIRSIARRADVVHAHGLRAGALAALALTPPGHGPDRTALVVTLHNAPVGGVGMRTVAAGLERLIFARADAVLGVSGDLVEHARQLGAKNPERALVPAPVRVTGSAGQSGATPLDASGRRHLGISPEHRMVLTAARLAPQKGLGLLADAAALLAARAPDARWLVAGSGPLLDELADQVLGEDLPVILLGWRDDLSTLMATADVVVSTSAWEGQPLNLQEALAAGAPIVATDVGGTAEVTGDAAELVPFPDADAMAARIAAVLSDPERQQSMRAASLARAAGLPTAADSLAQVLRIYTTVIA from the coding sequence GTGCCTGAGCTTCGGATCGTGCAACTCACCGGCTCCAGCGACGGTGGGGTCGGCCGCCACGCCCGGGAGCTGGCGGAGCATCTCGCCCGCGAGCACCGGGTGATCCTGGCCGGACCGCCGGGCGTGATCGAGGCCGCCGCCGACGGGGTGCACACCCAGCAGGTGACGATCGCCGACCGCCCCCGGATGTCCGACGCGAACGCCGTCGCCCGGATCCGCAGCATCGCCCGGCGCGCGGACGTGGTGCACGCGCACGGCCTGCGGGCCGGGGCTCTCGCGGCGCTTGCCCTGACTCCTCCCGGGCACGGCCCGGACCGGACCGCGCTCGTGGTCACGCTGCACAACGCACCGGTGGGTGGCGTCGGGATGCGGACGGTGGCCGCGGGCCTGGAACGGCTCATCTTCGCCCGCGCCGACGCCGTCCTCGGCGTCAGCGGCGACCTCGTCGAACATGCCCGCCAGCTGGGCGCCAAGAACCCCGAGCGTGCCCTCGTGCCGGCGCCGGTGCGCGTCACCGGGTCGGCGGGGCAGAGCGGTGCGACGCCGTTGGACGCCTCCGGGCGGCGCCACCTCGGTATCTCGCCCGAGCACCGGATGGTGCTGACGGCCGCCCGGCTCGCTCCGCAGAAGGGTCTCGGCCTGCTCGCCGATGCCGCTGCGCTGCTCGCCGCCCGGGCCCCCGACGCCCGCTGGCTGGTGGCCGGTTCGGGGCCGCTGCTCGACGAGCTGGCCGATCAGGTGCTCGGGGAGGATCTCCCCGTGATCCTGCTCGGGTGGCGCGACGACCTGTCCACCCTGATGGCCACCGCGGACGTGGTGGTGAGCACCAGCGCGTGGGAGGGGCAGCCGTTGAACCTCCAGGAGGCGCTCGCCGCGGGCGCACCGATCGTCGCGACCGACGTGGGTGGCACCGCCGAGGTCACCGGCGACGCGGCGGAGCTCGTGCCCTTCCCGGACGCGGACGCCATGGCGGCCAGGATCGCCGCCGTCCTGTCCGATCCGGAGCGCCAGCAGTCGATGCGTGCGGCCTCGCTGGCGCGGGCCGCCGGGCTGCCGACGGCGGCCGACTCGCTCGCTCAGGTGCTCAGGATCTACACAACGGTGATAGCGTAA
- a CDS encoding HAD-IIA family hydrolase, which translates to MTTGASLLGSSGPLQNAYDVALLDLDGVVYRGALGVPHAPEAVIGARAAGMRVMYVTNNAARAPQTVADHLTELDIPTSADEVTTAAQAAAALVASEADATTRVLTIGGDGLRQAMLAEGLTVVASADDAPTVVVQGFAPTLGWTDLAEAVYAIRAGAGYIASNLDATLPTDRGMAPGNGSLVAAVVHATGVTPRSTGKPQASIFHQAARRSGAERPLVVGDRLDTDIAGARAAGYPSLHVLTGVDQITEVLRAVPGERPTFLAADLRGLAQAHPEPQWREGAWTSGTAAARVDDATLILTRPGGELTLTAGSDPTTVSLDEFRAAAAAAWAASDAVGTVGTAGTDTSVLPADFPPLRLASE; encoded by the coding sequence GTGACGACGGGCGCCAGCCTGCTCGGCTCGAGCGGGCCGCTGCAGAACGCCTACGACGTCGCCCTCCTCGACCTCGATGGCGTCGTGTACCGGGGCGCGCTCGGTGTTCCGCACGCGCCGGAGGCCGTGATCGGCGCCCGCGCCGCGGGCATGCGAGTCATGTACGTGACGAACAACGCCGCTCGCGCCCCGCAGACCGTCGCAGATCACCTGACCGAGCTCGACATCCCGACCAGCGCCGACGAGGTCACCACGGCCGCGCAGGCGGCCGCTGCCCTGGTCGCCTCCGAGGCGGACGCGACGACCCGGGTGCTGACGATCGGTGGTGACGGGCTCCGGCAGGCGATGCTCGCGGAGGGGCTCACGGTCGTCGCCTCCGCGGACGACGCGCCCACCGTCGTGGTTCAGGGCTTCGCACCGACCCTCGGCTGGACCGACCTCGCCGAGGCCGTGTACGCGATCCGCGCTGGTGCCGGCTACATCGCCTCGAACCTGGACGCGACCCTGCCCACCGACCGCGGCATGGCTCCCGGGAACGGCTCGCTCGTGGCGGCCGTCGTGCACGCCACCGGAGTCACCCCGCGCTCGACCGGCAAGCCGCAGGCCTCGATCTTCCACCAGGCCGCCCGCCGCTCCGGCGCCGAGCGCCCGCTCGTGGTCGGCGACCGGCTGGACACCGACATCGCCGGTGCCCGGGCCGCCGGCTATCCGAGCCTGCACGTGCTCACCGGCGTCGACCAGATCACCGAGGTGCTCCGGGCCGTCCCGGGGGAGCGACCGACGTTCCTCGCCGCGGACCTGCGCGGCCTCGCCCAGGCACACCCCGAGCCACAGTGGCGCGAGGGAGCCTGGACCAGTGGCACGGCCGCAGCCCGCGTCGATGACGCGACGCTCATCCTCACCAGGCCGGGCGGCGAGCTCACGCTGACCGCCGGATCGGACCCCACCACCGTCTCCCTGGACGAGTTCCGCGCGGCCGCCGCCGCGGCCTGGGCGGCCAGCGACGCCGTCGGCACTGTCGGCACTGCCGGAACCGACACATCCGTCCTGCCCGCCGACTTTCCACCGTTGCGCCTCGCCTCCGAGTGA
- the steA gene encoding putative cytokinetic ring protein SteA: protein MRSLLRRRSSDANAPSDALHHVRVDPRTKSLTKRLRAGEVAVIDHEDIDRVSAEALVAVKPTAVLNAAKSTSGRYPNLGPQILVDAGIPLIDDLGPDVMTLKEGTTIRFDGGTVFDAAGSVVAEGTRQDDASVAAAMEDARAGLSVQLEAFAANTMDYMKRERELLLDGVGVPRITTKIEGRHVLIVVRGYSYKEDLAMLRSYVREYRPILIGVDGGADAIIEDGLKPDLIVGDMDSVSDKTLRSGAEVVVHAYRDGRAPGLERVEQLDVPHVVFPATGTSEDIAMLLADDKGAALIVAVGTHETLVEFLDKGRSGMASTFLTRLRVGGKLIDAKGVSRLYRHRISNWQVTGLILAGLAALIAALASTPAGQAFFGILLARFDDIWSWIRGLFGG, encoded by the coding sequence ATGAGATCCCTGCTCCGACGCCGATCGAGTGACGCCAACGCTCCCTCCGATGCGCTCCACCATGTCCGCGTGGACCCGCGCACCAAGTCGTTGACGAAGCGCCTGCGGGCGGGCGAGGTCGCCGTCATCGACCACGAGGACATCGACAGGGTCTCCGCGGAGGCCCTGGTCGCGGTGAAGCCGACCGCCGTGCTGAACGCCGCGAAGTCCACCTCCGGGCGCTATCCGAACCTCGGCCCGCAGATCCTCGTCGACGCGGGAATCCCGCTGATCGACGACCTCGGCCCGGACGTGATGACCCTCAAGGAGGGCACCACCATCCGGTTCGACGGCGGCACCGTCTTCGACGCGGCCGGTTCGGTGGTCGCCGAGGGCACCCGCCAGGACGACGCGAGCGTCGCGGCCGCGATGGAGGACGCCCGGGCAGGCCTGTCGGTGCAGCTCGAGGCGTTCGCCGCGAACACCATGGACTACATGAAGCGGGAGCGAGAGCTCCTGCTCGACGGCGTCGGCGTGCCGAGGATCACCACCAAGATCGAGGGCCGGCACGTGCTGATCGTGGTCCGCGGGTACTCCTACAAGGAGGACCTGGCCATGCTGCGCTCGTACGTGCGCGAGTACCGGCCGATCCTCATCGGCGTGGACGGCGGCGCCGACGCCATCATCGAGGACGGGCTCAAACCCGACCTGATCGTCGGGGACATGGACTCCGTCTCGGACAAGACCCTGCGCAGCGGTGCCGAGGTCGTGGTGCACGCCTACCGCGACGGTCGCGCACCCGGACTGGAACGCGTGGAGCAGCTCGACGTCCCCCACGTGGTGTTCCCGGCCACCGGCACGTCCGAGGACATCGCGATGCTCCTCGCCGACGACAAGGGTGCCGCGCTGATCGTGGCCGTCGGCACCCACGAGACCCTCGTGGAGTTCCTCGACAAGGGACGCTCCGGGATGGCCTCGACGTTCCTGACCCGGCTGCGGGTCGGCGGGAAGCTCATCGACGCCAAGGGTGTCTCCCGCCTGTACCGGCACCGCATCTCCAACTGGCAGGTCACCGGCCTGATCCTGGCCGGCCTCGCGGCACTGATCGCCGCGCTGGCCTCCACGCCGGCCGGCCAGGCGTTCTTCGGGATCCTGCTGGCCCGGTTCGACGACATCTGGTCCTGGATCCGGGGCCTGTTCGGCGGCTAG
- a CDS encoding NAD kinase encodes MSRRVLILTHPTRPAAVHTAESVASGLRDRGMTPIEESEVDDGDIELAIVLGGDGTILRAAELIRGRETPLVGINLGHVGFLAESEVDRVADVVRRAAERDYVVEERMTLDVTVQRPDSDELHHGWAINEASVEKSERERMIEVAIGIDERGLSTFGCDGVVLATPTGSTAYAFSAGGPVVWPDVEAMLLAPISAHALFARPLVVGPDSRMSVEILARSYSSAVVWCDGRRRIDAPPGSHIDVVRGAEPVRLARLNLAPFTDRLVGKFNLPVAGWRGGREAP; translated from the coding sequence ATGAGCCGCCGGGTCCTGATTCTGACCCACCCGACCCGGCCGGCCGCGGTGCACACGGCGGAGTCGGTGGCGTCCGGACTGCGGGACCGCGGGATGACCCCGATCGAGGAGTCGGAGGTCGACGACGGCGACATCGAGCTCGCGATCGTGCTCGGCGGGGACGGCACGATCCTGCGTGCCGCGGAACTGATCCGCGGCCGCGAGACCCCGCTGGTCGGCATCAACCTCGGCCACGTGGGGTTCCTCGCCGAGTCCGAGGTGGACCGGGTCGCCGACGTGGTGCGCCGGGCCGCCGAGCGGGACTACGTCGTCGAGGAGCGGATGACGCTGGACGTGACCGTGCAGCGACCCGACTCCGACGAGCTCCACCACGGCTGGGCCATCAACGAGGCCAGCGTGGAGAAGAGCGAGCGCGAGCGGATGATCGAGGTGGCCATCGGCATCGACGAGCGGGGCCTGTCGACGTTCGGGTGCGACGGCGTGGTGCTGGCAACGCCCACCGGCTCCACCGCCTACGCGTTCTCCGCTGGCGGCCCCGTGGTCTGGCCCGACGTCGAGGCCATGCTGCTCGCCCCGATCAGTGCCCACGCGCTCTTCGCCCGGCCGCTCGTGGTCGGACCGGACTCGCGCATGTCCGTGGAGATCCTGGCCCGCAGCTACTCCTCCGCGGTGGTGTGGTGCGACGGCCGACGGCGGATCGACGCCCCGCCCGGCTCCCACATCGACGTGGTCCGCGGCGCCGAGCCGGTGCGGTTGGCCCGGCTCAACCTGGCCCCGTTCACCGACCGTCTGGTCGGCAAGTTCAACCTGCCGGTGGCCGGCTGGCGGGGCGGTCGGGAAGCGCCATGA